One window of Misgurnus anguillicaudatus chromosome 13, ASM2758022v2, whole genome shotgun sequence genomic DNA carries:
- the taf13 gene encoding transcription initiation factor TFIID subunit 13, protein MNVTSGSCICCLVAFLAFVGIFGTMAEEEEDPGFEDDVEDGGNGVDSGQGKRKRLFSKELRCMMYGFGDDQNPYTESVDILEDLVIEFITEMTHKAMSIGRQGRVQVEDIVFLIRKDPRKFARVKDLLTMNEELKKARKAFDEANYGS, encoded by the exons ATGAACGTTACTTCCGGTTCCTGCATTTGCTGTTTGGTGGCGTTTCTAGCGTTTGTTGGCATTTTCGGCAC AATGGCTGAGGAGGAGGAGGATCCTGGATTTGAAGATGATGTAGAGGACGGAGGTAACGGCGTAGACTCTGGCCAAGGTAAAAGAAAGCGACTTTTTTCGAAAGAGCTGCGCTGCATGATGTACGGCTTTGGTGACGATCAGAATCCATACACCGAATCTGTGGACATACTGGAGGATTTGGTCATCGAGTTCATCACGGAGATGACCCACAAGGCGATGTCTATAGGACGACAGGGTCGTGTTCAAGTGGAGGACATTGTTTTTCTCATCCGCAAGGACCCTAGGAAGTTTGCAAGAGTGAAGGACCTACTTACCATGAACGAGGAGCTAAAGAAAGCTCGCAAAGCTTTTGACGAGGCTAATTATGGATCTTAA